A genomic window from Elaeis guineensis isolate ETL-2024a chromosome 3, EG11, whole genome shotgun sequence includes:
- the LOC105041847 gene encoding uncharacterized protein, protein MDSLDAEIARAQEERRKMEEVAPLTSVTFDADLYGGDNRFEGYERSIPVTEEDDDQDADGRDLARRMASYTGPKSLKEIPRGAEAEDDSGFKKPQRIIDREDDYRRRRLQRIISPERNDPFTTGEATPDPSVRTYADVMREQALQRQKEEMLKEIAKKKEEEKNKVAAEPAPPAQKRRNRWDQSQEPDAAAKKAKTTSDWDAPDSTPGIGRWDATPTPGRVADATPSVRRNRWDETPTPGRLADADATPAAGGATPGLTPTGMTWDATPKLAGLATPTPKRQRSRWDETPASMGSATPLPGAATPAAAFTPGITPVGGVDLATPTPGAINLRGAITPEQYNLLRWERDIEERNRPLTDEELDAMFPQEGYKILDPPASYVPIRTPARKLLATPTPLGTPLYAIPEENRGQQFDVPKEAPGGLPFMKPEDYQYFGALLNEEEEEQLSPEEQKERKIMKLLLKVKNGTPPQRKTALRQLTDKAREFGAGPLFNKILPLLMQPTLEDQERHLLVKVIDRVLYKLDELVRPFVHKILVVIEPLLIDEDYYARVEGREIISNLSKAAGLATMIAAMRPDIDNIDEYVRNTTARAFSVVASALGIPALLPFLKAVCQSKKSWQARHTGIKIVQQIAILMGCAVLPHLRSLVEIIEHGLSDENQKVRTITALSLAALAEAAAPYGIESFDSVLKPLWKGIRSHRGKVLAAFLKAIGFIIPLMDAVYASYYTKEVMIILIREFQSPDEEMKKIVIKVVKQCVSTEGVEADYIRNDILPEFFRNFWVRRMALDRRNYRQLVETTVEIANKVGVADIVGRVVEDLKDESEPYRRMVMETIEKVVANLGASDIDARLEELLIDGILYAFQEQTSDDANVMLNGFGAVVNALGQRVKPYLPQICGTIKWRLNNKSAKVRQQAADLISRIAVVMKQCHEEQLMGHLGVVLYEYLGEEYPEVLGSILGALKAIVNVIGMTKMTPPIKDLLPRLTPILKNRHEKVQENCIDLVGRIADRGAEFVPAREWMRICFELLEMLKAHKKGIRRATVNTFGYIAKAIGPQDVLATLLNNLKVQERQNRVCTTVAIAIVAETCSPFTVLPALMNEYRVPELNVQNGVLKSLSFLFEYIGEMGKDYIYAVTPLLEDALMDRDLVHRQTAASAVKHMALGVAGLGCEDALVHLLNYVWPNIFETSPHVINAVMEAIEGMRVALGAAVVLNYCLQGLFHPARKVREVYWKIYNSLYIGSQDALVAAYPVLDDEENNIFSRPELMMFI, encoded by the coding sequence ATGGACTCCCTGGACGCGGAGATCGCCCGGGCCCAGGAGGAGCGGCGGAAGATGGAGGAGGTGGCGCCGCTCACCTCCGTCACTTTCGATGCCGACCTCTACGGCGGTGACAACCGTTTCGAGGGCTACGAGCGCTCCATTCCGGTCACCGAGGAGGACGACGACCAGGACGCCGACGGCCGCGATCTCGCCCGCCGGATGGCCTCCTACACTGGTCCCAAGTCCCTCAAAGAAATACCCAGGGGCGCCGAGGCAGAGGATGACTCCGGCTTCAAGAAGCCTCAGCGGATCATCGACCGGGAGGACGACTACCGGCGCCGGCGGCTCCAGAGAATCATATCGCCGGAGAGGAACGACCCGTTCACCACCGGGGAAGCCACGCCGGATCCCTCGGTGAGGACCTATGCTGATGTGATGAGAGAACAGGCGCTCCAGAGGCAGAAGGAGGAGATGCTGAAGGAGATCGctaagaagaaggaggaggagaaaaataAGGTGGCAGCAGAGCCGGCTCCTCCGGCCCAGAAGAGGAGGAACAGGTGGGACCAGTCGCAGGAGCCCGATGCCGCAGCCAAGAAAGCGAAGACTACGTCCGATTGGGATGCTCCTGACTCGACTCCTGGGATAGGGCGATGGGATGCGACTCCAACCCCTGGGAGGGTTGCTGACGCCACTCCTTCGGTAAGGAGGAACAGATGGGATGAGACGCCGACTCCTGGACGATTGGCTGATGCTGATGCCACGCCTGCTGCTGGTGGAGCCACCCCTGGTCTAACCCCAACAGGCATGACATGGGATGCAACTCCCAAGCTCGCAGGCCTTGCCACCCCTACGCCCAAGCGCCAGAGGTCGAGGTGGGATGAGACCCCAGCAAGCATGGGCAGTGCCACACCATTGCCTGGTGCCGCAACCCCAGCAGCTGCATTCACTCCCGGGATTACTCCGGTTGGTGGGGTTGATCTCGCAACCCCAACCCCTGGGGCTATCAATCTGCGTGGCGCCATCACTCCAGAGCAGTATAATCTGCTGAGGTGGGAGAGGGATATTGAGGAGAGGAACCGCCCATTGACCGATGAAGAGCTTGATGCGATGTTCCCACAAGAAGGGTACAAGATTCTCGACCCACCTGCATCTTACGTGCCAATAAGGACCCCTGCGAGGAAGCTATTGGCTACGCCTACTCCCTTGGGCACTCCTCTTTATGCGATCCCTGAAGAGAATCGTGGGCAGCAGTTTGATGTTCCAAAAGAGGCTCCTGGTGGGTTGCCTTTCATGAAGCCTGAGGATTACCAGTATTTTGGGGCTTTGTTAAATGAAGAGGAAGAGGAGCAGCTCTCTCCAGAGGAGCAGAAGGAGAGGAAGATCATGAAGCTATTGCTCAAGGTGAAGAACGGGACGCCGCCACAGAGGAAGACAGCACTTCGGCAGCTCACAGATAAGGCCCGGGAGTTTGGGGCTGGCCCACTCTTCAACAAGATCTTGCCTTTGCTTATGCAACCTACCCTTGAGGATCAAGAGCGCCACCTTCTGGTCAAAGTTATTGACAGGGTGCTATATAAACTAGATGAGCTGGTTCGGCCTTTTGTTCACAAAATTCTTGTTGTTATAGAGCCTCTTTTGATTGATGAGGACTATTATGCTCGTGTGGAAGGGAGAGAGATTATTTCCAACCTTAGTAAAGCAGCTGGTCTTGCCACTATGATTGCTGCAATGAGGCCGGATATTGATAATATTGATGAGTATGTGAGAAATACAACGGCAAGGGCTTTCAGTGTGGTGGCTTCTGCTCTTGGTATTCCTGCTCTTTTGCCATTTCTTAAAGCTGTCTGCCAGAGTAAGAAGTCCTGGCAAGCGCGGCACACAGGTATCAAGATTGTGCAGCAGATTGCAATTCTTATGGGATGTGCTGTTCTTCCGCACCTAAGGTCCCTCGTGGAAATTATAGAGCATGGTCTCAGTGATGAGAATCAGAAGGTGAGAACTATTACTGCCCTGTCTCTTGCTGCACTTGCTGAAGCAGCTGCACCTTATGGTATAGAGAGCTTCGATTCAGTGTTGAAGCCTCTTTGGAAGGGTATTAGATCTCATCGTGGGAAGGTTCTTGCTGCTTTCTTAAAGGCAATTGGTTTTATCATTCCTCTCATGGATGCGGTATATGCAAGTTATTACACAAAGGAAGTGATGATTATACTGATCCGCGAGTTCCAGTCACCAGATGAGGAGATGAAGAAGATTGTGATAAAAGTTGTCAAGCAGTGCGTGAGTACAGAGGGTGTGGAGGCAGATTACATCCGGAATGACATTCTTCCCGAGTTCTTCAGAAACTTCTGGGTCAGGAGAATGGCTCTGGACCGCCGGAATTACAGGCAGCTTGTGGAAACAACTGTGGAGATAGCAAACAAGGTAGGAGTTGCAGATATTGTAGGAAGAGTTGTGGAGGATCTTAAAGATGAGAGTGAGCCTTACAGGCGTATGGTGATGGAGACTATTGAAAAGGTTGTTGCCAACTTGGGGGCTTCGGATATTGATGCTCGGTTGGAAGAGCTTCTTATTGATGGGATTTTGTATGCCTTCCAAGAACAGACAAGTGATGATGCGAATGTCATGCTGAATGGATTTGGTGCTGTAGTGAATGCCCTTGGGCAGAGGGTTAAACCTTACCTTCCACAAATCTGTGGTACCATAAAATGGCGTCTGAACAACAAGAGTGCGAAAGTCAGGCAGCAAGCAGCTGATCTTATATCACGGATTGCCGTTGTCATGAAGCAGTGCCATGAAGAGCAACTGATGGGTCATCTTGGTGTTGTTCTGTATGAGTACCTGGGTGAGGAGTACCCTGAGGTCTTGGGATCTATTTTAGGAGCATTGAAAGCCATAGTTAATGTTATTGGTATGACTAAAATGACACCACCTATCAAGGATCTGCTTCCCAGACTGACCCCCATCTTAAAGAACAGACATGAGAAGGTCCAGGAGAACTGTATCGACCTTGTTGGTAGGATTGCTGATCGTGGTGCCGAGTTTGTCCCTGCCAGAGAGTGGATGAGGATCTGTTTTGAGCTTCTTGAAATGTTGAAGGCACACAAGAAGGGTATCAGGAGAGCGACTGTGAACACTTTTGGATATATTGCAAAAGCTATCGGGCCGCAGGATGTCTTGGCAACCCTTCTGAACAACCTGAAGGTACAAGAGCGTCAGAATCGTGTGTGTACTACTGTTGCTATTGCCATAGTTGCAGAAACTTGCTCTCCATTTACGGTTTTGCCTGCCCTTATGAATGAGTACCGTGTGCCGGAGCTGAATGTTCAGAATGGGGTTTTAAAGTCTCTCTCTTTCCTATTTGAGTACATAGGAGAAATGGGCAAGGATTACATATATGCTGTTACACCTTTGCTCGAGGATGCTTTGATGGACAGGGATCTTGTTCATAGGCAGACTGCTGCTTCAGCTGTTAAGCACATGGCTCTGGGAGTTGCTGGGTTGGGTTGTGAGGATGCACTAGTTCATTTGCTTAATTATGTGTGGCCGAACATATTTGAGACCTCTCCCCATGTTATAAATGCTGTGATGGAAGCCATTGAAGGGATGAGGGTTGCATTAGGTGCTGCTGTCGTTCTGAATTACTGTCTTCAGGGTTTATTCCATCCAGCAAGAAAAGTTCGGGAGGTGTATTGGAAGATCTACAACTCACTGTATATTGGATCCCAAGATGCACTTGTGGCTGCTTATCCAGTGTTAGATGATGAGGAGAACAATATATTTAGCAGGCCAGAGCTTATGATGTTCATTTAA